From the genome of Falco biarmicus isolate bFalBia1 chromosome 2, bFalBia1.pri, whole genome shotgun sequence:
TTGCGGATGGTGTCCAGGTACTTGAACATGGCTCCGCAGCGCGCCGGGTGCTTCTCGCACAGCACGCTGGCGTACACCAGGAAGGCCGAGACCCACTGGTCCAGCGTGTCCCCCGGGCGCGGGCCGTGCTCGGGGGCCAGCTCTGTGTGAAGCAAGGAAAACAGGTCAATGAACTCCCCCCGCCAGATCCGCTCCTTCGTGGCCTTGGCCAGCTGGTAGCCCAGCGGCCGCCGCAGCCCCACGTAGGGGGtggccgccgcctccgccgcctcgccctgccccgccgccgcggccgccgggcccccggccgcgccgctcgccgccgccgccgccgccgcctcggcgCAGGGgctggccgccgccgccgccgcccccagcGCGGCCTGCCGCTCCAGCCAGCGCGGGTTAACGTAGACGGTCCGCAgccgcggcgcggcccccgccgccgcccgcgccgaGCCCTCGGCGCCGGGCTGGAGGCGCAGCACGGCCAGGGCGGCCGGCGCGCCGGCGGGCAGGTCGCTGCcctcccgccgcggggccggctGGGCCGCCGCCGGCACCTGGAGCAGCGAGGGCGCCGCCCAGGGCGGGGAGCCGCCCCTaggcccggccgccgccgccagcgccTCTAGGCCCGGGAGGCCGAGCCGCGAGCCGGGCGCCACCGCGCCGAGCACCCATCGGGTCTCGGCGATCCCGGCGCGCTCCCGGGGGCTCCGCGACCTCCCCTCCTCCCGGCGCCCGGCGAGCGCCGTCCCCAACGTCAGGGGGGCCGCGATTCCGGCCCGGCGCCGACGGCGGCTCCGCCGCCTCCCACGTGGCATCGGCGCGGCGGCTCCGGGCAGAGCGCgcagcgcggggcggggcctACGGCCCGGTGGGCGGGGCCCGgtgggcggggcggggctgccGCAGCGGCACCGGCACGGGCAGCGGCACCGGGTGGCACGGGTCGGGCCGGGACCCCGCGGCTCTGCCCAGGCGGGCGCGGCCCCGGTGGGCGCGCGGGTTAAGCGGCGCCCGGGATGTCGCATGGGGCTGTGCTGTTCGGCACTCCGGTGCCGGCCTTGGGGCATATAACGTATACACACACAGTCTCTCTCCCCATctcaaatacatatatatgactatatagtgtatatatacacactatgCATATACACGATATATATCTAACCCcatatatatagatatacataGATATACACTCTATATgcagtgtgtatatatatacatgctaTATATTgtcatatatgtatgtatataaaccCCCAAAACTGGGTGCCGGCTCCTTGTGTGGACTTCAGttacacccccacccccgcagcTGCTTCCACAGATGCCTCTGCAGGGCTTTCTCCTCGAGGAGCAGCTCTGAACACCGTGCTGAAATGCCTACAGATGGATCGCTGCCGCTGTAATGCAGAcaaaagttctgaaaaaaacataacaGCTCTTCTGCCTCCACAGAAAAActggaagagctgaattttagttttcagtctttttctccaaaaaatCAAATCCCAGGAATTACAAAGTTAGGAGTTCTTCTGCAAGTAAACagtaagctttttaaaatgcttttctcctTAAGGCACGAAGCTGTGGAAGGTTTTGTTGGCGAAGATCAAGGCAAAGAAGACATTAAGTAGAAGCATAGtatcatttagattggaaaagaccctgaagatcatcaagtctaacCATAAACCTGACACTGCCAACACCACTACTAAACCATGCCCctgtgtccctaagcaccatgtcttttaaatacatccagggatggtgactcaaccacttccctgagcagcctgttccaatgctccataacccttttggtgaaggatttttcctaacatccaacctaaaccacccctggcgcaacttgaggccaCTTCCCCTGGCCCTATCAATTGTTACTTGGGtgaagagaccaacacccacctcactagTTCAGGTAGTTGCGGAGAGCAGTAAGATCTCCCCTGAGGCTCCTTTTCTTCAGGGTAAACAACCACAGTTCCtttagctgctcctcataggacttgttctctagaccccCAACCCTGTCTGTGTCTGTTGTCACTTAGTCACTAGGtcatctgctgctttcagcagaagTCCCACATCTTCCTTGTTTATTCTCTCACTGCTACTGCTGTGGCAGAAGCTGctcttgttgcccttgacatcCTCTGCTGGTTTTACCAACAGCTGAGCTTTGGCTTCGCAAGCACCATGCTTGTATGCCCAGGGAATGCTTCTATAATTCTGTTCTATGTGCTAAGAGTAAAGATATTCCAGGATAAAACTGATGGCCGGAAAGTCATCGTTGTCAGATACACTCATccctcaaaatatttctgaattcttACTACATTATATATCCATGTCACTCTtgctcattttcagaaatacagactTGAAAAGTTGAGGAGGGATTTTTCAAGTTGCAGAGTCAGCAGACTACTGTGTAAGGTGGTGACAGGCAGTCAGACAGAACAAAGAATAAACATCTTCACTGGGTTTAAGCTTTCATATGACCATGCAAACTGTTAGGAAAGCCTTTCTGGCTGCAGAAGTCAGCACATCCACTGCCTGGATTGCTACCCCCAGCTCCAGGAAGGACTGCCCAATTCCTTGACTGCTATTGCAACCTTATGGGCAGCAGTTACATGAACAGCTTTGCTTTGGAAGAGAAGGGCCGATGACCAATATTAGATTAACTAGTGTTGTCTCACTATTCCTCTGCATGTATGGCTGCACAGCAGGTATCTTGTGTCTGGAGGTTACTGCTAAGGTTTGGGGACTAGAACTGtctttttgttctgtgcttgcacagtgcccaccagagccccgGAGCCCAGCTGCATGGCTGGTGCTGCCAGGTCTCACAATAATGCAGGTCATAGTGCTAATAAACAGCAACTTTAACAATAATCACTAAGTGCTTATACAGCTGTTGTCCCTGAAAGATACAGATAGCAACTCAGACAGGCAGTGAAACTGTCTACACGAAGCACCTCTATATGTATTTACTCACTGAATTGCAACTGTGATTCTCCAGGTCTCTGTGTCATTAAAACTATACTCCAGTTTTTCATGAGGGCTCTCATGGAGAAAACCAGCTGGGCAATAGTAAAAAAAGCAGGTGGAAATAAGAATGCTTTGTTCCCACTTAGAGTAGTTACTCATAAGCTGACATATGCTCCTAACATTGCACTTACCTGATAGTTTCTGTCTCTCTTCACAGGTTGTGTATGCAGTGTGTAAAGACCTGAGTCTGCACTTGGAGGTttgcctgctggcagctggctgtGCCCAAGAGTATCAGATCTTCAAAGTGGGCAACACACCTTACTGAGAACAGCCAAACTGTCTCCAGCGGATTTTGGAGGCAGGAGTCActgtcctctcctctcctctccttatGTGATGAGCTCCTCACAGCTCTGAATTTCcccctctgcttttttccttctgtcttcctGTCCCTTTACGTTCCCACGATACATTTGtagaggacaaaaaaaaaaaaaaaaagtgaatagtTGGAGCCACACATCTGTATAGCTGTAGTGTAGACGTGTCTCCCTCAACCAAATTGCTCGCATGGgcacagaaccacagaaacaAACTCAGAACATTGTTTTATGCTTCAGACCTTTTTAGTCTCAAGCATGAGACCCTATTGAAGGCATtaatgaggaggaaaaatgaagctttaaacagaaacagctgcaaCCTTAGCTGTGGAGGAGCTAGCAGGCTTTGAAATTAGGCAATAGAACAGTTCATTAAAATAAGGGAGAAAAGCtccttttcagacaaaaaaaaaaaggggggggggtagggcgtgggagaaaaaaaatcccatttggAAATACTGCATAAAACCAGAACACCTCCCTTTGAAAGTGGATGGGCTAGCGTGCCGGTTCTCTCTATGAACCTTAACTAATGCCACAAAGGAAAGAACTGTCTGCTCCCTCTGTTGATGAAACTAGAAAACGCTGCCATGGTGCACGTAACCTGCACAGACTCCAGGATGCCTGGGAGGACAACACAACCCTGCAACAGGGTTTGAGGAGAAAACGCAGCATAAGGAGGAAATGACCCTTGTGTTGTGCTCaaacgcttttttttttttgcttttttttttttttttctcaaaatagcCTGTCTTTTTCTAAGGAATTTGAATTGTTGTCTGCGATGCTTCTGTGGAGATAGTGGAGCTGGTGGTTTATCAGGTCAAAAGAGGGGTGCTTAGGCCCTGTGGAATCAGTAGTCTACCGGTGATTTCATCTGAGATGGGGGATTTTCAAGAATTGCACTAGTTCTTGGCTAGTCTGCCCTTAGGTGCCTTCCACTCCTTCACTAACTAGAAGTATAGTTCTAGAAGCAAAGCAGGATAtgggtttgtgtgttttgcttttcatctagAAAAACATAATGGCTGTAGTCTTCACTGACAAAAGAGCAACAGCTCTGAACTGACCCATGAAGCTAGCGGTTAGCTGCAGCTTACTAAAGTTGAAACGCTACATGAATGACGGTGTGGGGCCTGCAGAAAGAACCTGACAAGCGCTGCCATTGAACTGCTTCCAGTGAAGGGAGGACTCTAATGTTCCCAGCTGGGAGATGGGGGCAGGAGTTGGATCCTGTGGCTGAGGGACTGTTTCCTCCACTCCaggtggggaaggagctggctggctggctgccagccttCATGGGGCTGTGCGGTATTCTTCCCCTGCATGCATTCTGTTGCTGCGTTTCTTTATGGTTTTGGCTTTCCCAAGTTTGTTCCTTTCCCCCGATAAAGGTTTCTTTCCCTATGCATGGTGAGAAAGCACCGAAAGTCGCTACAGAGGATCAAGCAAGTTTATCTATTTCTCTTGAGGAGGCTTGGCTTCATTGGCCCCActcctttattttctgctgccaTGAGGTACCCAGCAGAACAGTTACGGGCCTTGTGTGCCCCACGCTGCCTGTGGGACTCCTGCCCACGGGCCTCTGTGTGGGGTTATTCTGCGAAGACTGTCAGACAGCAGTAGCAGAGCGGAGCGTGCCCTCAAAGCAGGCGTTCGTTGTGGTTGAATACATAAAACCATCTTCTCAAATTGGCACGGGATGGGAAGAGACTTGGGCCAGAGCACCCGGTGCCGGTTGCCC
Proteins encoded in this window:
- the LOC130144128 gene encoding transcription initiation factor TFIID subunit 4-like, translated to MPQGRHRSAEQHSPMRHPGRRLTRAPTGAAPAWAEPRGPGPTRATRCRCPCRCRCGSPAPPTGPRPPGRRPRPALRALPGAAAPMPRGRRRSRRRRRAGIAAPLTLGTALAGRREEGRSRSPRERAGIAETRWVLGAVAPGSRLGLPGLEALAAAAGPRGGSPPWAAPSLLQVPAAAQPAPRREGSDLPAGAPAALAVLRLQPGAEGSARAAAGAAPRLRTVYVNPRWLERQAALGAAAAAASPCAEAAAAAAASGAAGGPAAAAAGQGEAAEAAATPYVGLRRPLGYQLAKATKERIWRGEFIDLFSLLHTELAPEHGPRPGDTLDQWVSAFLVYASVLCEKHPARCGAMFKYLDTIRKLHATYGGTSWMNYDEDFRRRAAKDPNLPWGDVDLDLWMKWMAPLKSLVSRQPRAEGETQASPAPPPPPPSQSPKQEEKTQTP